Below is a genomic region from Flammeovirgaceae bacterium SG7u.111.
GCTATCATCATAGAGCCTGCAATCTCCTTATTTGTAAATCCTTTTTCTCTACTCAGCATAAAAACCTGTCTACATTGATGAGGTAGGTCAGCTACTGCACTATTTATTTCACTTTGTAAATTGTAATAGCCAAAATCATTCTCTGAAGTTCGCTTATCTATTTTCTCGAAGGAAGACTCTAATCGAATCTCTTTCCTAATCTTTTGTTTTCTAAGCTGATCTATTGATTTGTATTTGGCGGATTTCATCAGATACCTATCCAACCCTTTTTCAATATTCAAGCCTTTCCTTCTCTCCCAAAGAGACTGAAATACTTCTTGTGTTAGCTCTTTGGCTATTTCAACATCACCTGTCACTCCATAGCAAACAGAAAAAACATCCTTGAAGTAAATGCGATATATTCGAGAAAAGAGGTTGGGGTCATCTAGGTCTAGTATAGTACAGTTTTTACCCATTTTTTGATGCGATTAATGCTAGTATGTGGGCAAACATAATCTTTATTTAGACTTATTACAAATAAAGGTTGACTGATTATTGACGCAGCGTTAAGAATACCTGCTGCACAGAGGAATATCAGTACTACAATAGGAGCTACTGATAATAGTTACCACTCGGCAGATCGGCAGAACCGAGCGGCAGTTGCTTGGTGCAAACGGCTAG
It encodes:
- a CDS encoding RNA polymerase sigma-70 factor, which gives rise to MGKNCTILDLDDPNLFSRIYRIYFKDVFSVCYGVTGDVEIAKELTQEVFQSLWERRKGLNIEKGLDRYLMKSAKYKSIDQLRKQKIRKEIRLESSFEKIDKRTSENDFGYYNLQSEINSAVADLPHQCRQVFMLSREKGFTNKEIAGSMMIAEKTVKNHINKALKLIRSHLKYE